In a genomic window of Candidatus Deferrimicrobium sp.:
- a CDS encoding transporter associated domain-containing protein, whose product PFGGIPPMQALVTREELSLLLQASRGGGSDVEPHERVMVRRAFHFGEKRVEDVFRPLAQVVALPENATCRDAALLSDRSGYSRYPVYRERIDQVVGYLHVLDVVGIDPAAPVTPLLRKPLFVPELMPLDELLRAFRDARTSFAAVVDEFGGVTGIVTAEDVVEEVVGEIEDEYDRRMEYYTKVSEAEFLVPGRMEVGRFAEEIGVRLPEGNYATVGGFLTNLAGRIPAAGETYEVPGAILAVTSASERAVLEVRVLRVVAGDAGAHGEDEKHEG is encoded by the coding sequence CCGTTCGGCGGGATCCCGCCGATGCAGGCGCTCGTGACCCGGGAGGAGCTTTCCCTGTTGCTGCAGGCAAGCCGGGGCGGCGGGTCGGACGTCGAGCCCCACGAGCGGGTGATGGTGCGGCGGGCGTTCCACTTCGGCGAGAAGAGGGTGGAGGACGTGTTCCGCCCCCTCGCGCAGGTGGTGGCGCTTCCCGAGAACGCCACCTGCCGGGACGCGGCGCTGCTGTCCGACCGGAGCGGATATTCGCGCTACCCCGTGTATCGCGAGCGGATCGACCAGGTGGTCGGGTACCTGCACGTGCTGGACGTCGTGGGGATCGATCCCGCCGCCCCCGTGACGCCTCTGTTGCGGAAGCCGCTCTTCGTCCCGGAGTTGATGCCGCTGGACGAGCTGCTGCGGGCGTTCCGGGACGCCCGGACCTCCTTCGCCGCGGTGGTGGACGAGTTCGGCGGCGTCACCGGGATCGTCACCGCGGAGGACGTGGTCGAGGAGGTGGTGGGGGAGATCGAGGATGAATACGACCGCCGCATGGAATACTATACGAAGGTTTCGGAGGCGGAATTTCTCGTGCCCGGGAGGATGGAGGTCGGGCGATTCGCGGAGGAGATCGGCGTTCGCCTTCCCGAAGGGAATTACGCGACCGTCGGCGGGTTCCTGACGAATCTTGCCGGCCGGATCCCTGCGGCCGGGGAAACGTACGAGGTCCCGGGGGCGATCCTGGCCGTCACTTCCGCGTCGGAACGGGCGGTTCTCGAGGTCCGTGTGCTTCGTGTGGTGGCGGGAGACGCCGGTGCCCACGGCGAGGACGAAAAACACGAAGGATGA
- the larB gene encoding nickel pincer cofactor biosynthesis protein LarB → MTKDRLKKMLADVAAGSLSAEEAFERLRALPYESVAGAHVDHHRGIRQGVPEVIFGEGKTAEQIVTIARSMRKAGSGVLVTRLSDEKMRALRKRLRGSQAHPNARCLVVRDGAPKILGKGIVLVVTAGTSDIPVAEEAAVTAEFLGNRVDRLFDVGVAGIHRLLLQQERLRGARVIVVAAGMEGALASVVGGLTDKPVIAVPTSVGYGAAFGGVAALLGMLNSCSPTVAVVNIDNGFGAGVLASVINRL, encoded by the coding sequence TTGACGAAGGATCGCCTGAAAAAGATGCTCGCCGACGTTGCCGCCGGCTCCTTGTCCGCGGAGGAGGCGTTCGAGCGACTGCGCGCCTTGCCGTACGAATCGGTGGCGGGGGCGCACGTCGACCACCATCGCGGGATCCGGCAAGGGGTCCCCGAAGTGATCTTCGGCGAGGGGAAGACGGCGGAGCAGATCGTGACGATCGCCCGGTCGATGCGGAAGGCCGGTTCGGGGGTTCTCGTCACGCGTCTGTCCGACGAAAAGATGCGGGCCCTCCGGAAACGGTTGCGGGGGTCGCAGGCCCACCCGAACGCTCGCTGCCTGGTCGTCCGGGACGGCGCCCCGAAGATTCTCGGGAAGGGAATCGTCCTCGTGGTGACGGCGGGCACCTCGGATATCCCGGTGGCGGAAGAGGCGGCCGTGACCGCCGAATTCCTGGGCAACCGCGTCGATCGCCTCTTCGATGTCGGGGTCGCGGGGATCCACCGGCTTCTGCTGCAGCAGGAACGGCTGCGCGGCGCGCGGGTGATCGTCGTGGCGGCGGGGATGGAAGGGGCGCTCGCCTCGGTGGTGGGAGGGTTGACGGACAAGCCTGTCATCGCGGTGCCCACCAGCGTCGGCTACGGGGCGGCCTTCGGCGGCGTGGCGGCGCTCCTGGGGATGCTCAACTCCTGCTCCCCCACGGTGGCCGTGGTCAACATCGACAACGGGTTCGGCGCGGGAGTCCTCGCGTCGGTGATCAACCGGCTGTGA
- the larC gene encoding nickel pincer cofactor biosynthesis protein LarC encodes MSGLLYFDCFSGIAGDMTTAALLSLSGATMALRRALKGLPLSGYRIKVEQGSSGGVTGTRVDVNVSGRQAHGRHLPDIVALLRASSLPGETRMRAISCFERLGEAEAKVHGIPVDKVHFHEVGAVDAIVDIVSGCFLFEHLGAPKAFCSPLPGGSGVAWSEHGKIPVPAPATLELLGDAPWRFGEGEGELVTPTGAALLRAFDVSFGRPPGMTVRGVGIGLGHREIPGRPNLLRVVAGDPVPAALGRDRVLEVEANIDDMSPQRFELLIERALAAGALDVAILPATMKKNRPGWVLRLLCPEERLEIVSSAVFSVSTAIGLRFHACDRMKLDRVGRTLETRYGRVRVKEATLPDGSVRPVPEYDDVKRIVRSGVATFDEVALEVAKTWRR; translated from the coding sequence GTGAGCGGCCTGCTGTACTTCGATTGTTTCTCCGGGATCGCGGGGGACATGACGACGGCGGCGCTGCTCTCCCTTTCCGGCGCTACGATGGCGTTGCGAAGGGCGCTCAAGGGGTTGCCTCTCTCCGGGTACCGCATCAAGGTGGAGCAGGGGAGTTCCGGCGGCGTGACGGGAACGCGGGTGGACGTGAACGTGTCGGGGAGGCAGGCGCACGGGCGGCATCTCCCGGACATCGTCGCGTTGCTGCGTGCCTCGTCCCTGCCGGGGGAAACCCGAATGCGGGCGATCTCCTGCTTCGAACGACTGGGAGAAGCGGAGGCGAAGGTGCACGGCATCCCGGTCGACAAGGTCCACTTCCACGAAGTCGGCGCGGTCGACGCGATCGTCGACATCGTGTCCGGCTGCTTCCTGTTCGAGCATCTCGGCGCCCCGAAGGCGTTCTGCTCCCCCCTCCCCGGAGGGTCCGGCGTGGCGTGGTCGGAGCATGGGAAGATCCCCGTTCCCGCCCCGGCGACGCTCGAGCTGCTGGGAGACGCGCCGTGGCGGTTCGGAGAAGGGGAAGGCGAGCTGGTGACGCCGACCGGGGCGGCGCTTCTGCGCGCGTTCGACGTCTCCTTCGGGCGGCCGCCCGGAATGACAGTGCGCGGCGTCGGGATCGGGCTGGGGCATCGGGAGATCCCGGGTCGCCCCAACCTGCTGCGCGTGGTCGCCGGGGACCCGGTGCCGGCAGCCCTCGGGCGGGACCGCGTTCTCGAGGTGGAGGCGAACATCGACGACATGAGCCCGCAGCGGTTCGAGCTCCTGATCGAGCGGGCGCTGGCCGCCGGCGCCCTGGACGTGGCGATCCTCCCGGCGACGATGAAGAAGAACCGGCCGGGCTGGGTGCTGCGCCTCCTGTGTCCCGAGGAACGGCTCGAGATCGTCTCCTCGGCGGTGTTTTCCGTTTCCACCGCGATCGGCCTGCGGTTCCACGCGTGCGACCGGATGAAGCTCGACCGCGTGGGGCGGACGCTCGAGACGCGGTACGGGCGCGTCAGGGTGAAGGAAGCGACGCTGCCGGACGGGTCGGTCCGCCCGGTGCCGGAGTACGACGACGTGAAGCGGATCGTTCGATCGGGGGTGGCCACGTTCGACGAGGTGGCGCTCGAGGTAGCGAAGACATGGCGAAGGTAA